The Clostridiales bacterium FE2011 sequence GCGTTATTGTCGGCAAGGAAGAAGTGATCGAGCAGATCGTTGTCTGCCTGATCGCTTCCGGGCATATCCTGCTGGAGGATGTACCCGGAACCGGCAAAACCATGTTGCTGCGCGCCTTTGCCCGGAGCATCGGCGGCGAGTTCCGCAGGATTCAGTTCACGCCGGATCTGATGCCCTCTGATCTGACAGGCATCAATTTCTTTAATCAGAAAAAATGCGAGTTTGAGTTCCGCCCGGGTCCGCTCTTCGCGCAGGTGATCCTGGCGGATGAAATCAACCGGGCTACGCCCCGCAGCCAGTCGGCCCTGCTTGAAGTCATGGAGGAAAGGCAGATCACAGTGGATGGCGTAAGCTATGCCATGAAAGAGCCTTATCTGGTCATGGCCAGCCAGAATCCGCTGGAATCATATGGCACATTCCCCCTGCCTGAAGCACAGATGGACCGTTTTTTCATGCGGCTGAGGCTGGGATACATGACAAGGGAACAGGAGATCAGCGTGCTGCGCCGTCCGGATACACGCGTATTACTGGAGGAACTGCAGCCGGTCGTGGAGCCCGGCGAACTGGAGTCCCTTCAGGAAAGCTATTCTCAGGTTCGTGTCAATGATGATATCGCCGCTTATATGATGGATCTGGTAGAAGCCACCCGGCGCAGTGAGATGCTGATCAGCGGCATATCCACCCGCGGCAGTCTCGCCCTGTACCGTGCCTGCCAGATTCTCGCAGCGTTACGCGGACGGGATTATGTAATCCCTGAGGATGTGAAGCAGGAAGCCCCCTGCGTTCTTCCCCACAGGTTATCCCTGATCAACCAGGGCCATATTGATACTGTTCAGTTCCTTCAAAACTTGCTGGATGAGATTCCAGTCCCTCTGGAGAAAGTATGATTCCTGCCGTTCTGCTGCTTACGCTAATCTTCCTTGCACTGCTTGAGATCGCCAGTCGCCGTGCGGATCTTCGGAATCTTTATGCCTGTTTTTCCATCGATACAAAACTGTCTGAGCCTGGTGAAATCGTCACGCTGCGGTATACCGTGCGCAACAACAGTCTCCTCCCCATCATGTACGCCGGCCTTACCCTGCGTCTGGATACCGTCTTTTCCCCGGAAGAAGATGAGGACTTCATGCAGAAGCACGCCGTTTCCGATTTTGCCGGCACCTTGATCTCCCATAATTTCTATCTGGCTCCGAAACGGCAGTTCACAGGGAAACTGCGTTTCTCCATCCGTCAGCGGGGCGTATACGACCTTGGCCGGTATTATCTGGAATTCGGCGATTTTCTGGGGCTGAAGCCGCGCGTACTCTCAGATGACATAGGGATTCGCCTTATTTGTACAGCAGCGCCCTGCGACACCCCCTCCATAAAAGCCTTGGGCGGAGAACTGGGTGCCGTTTCAGTCAGGCGCTTTTTATATGATGATCCGATAATGGTTCTGGGCTACCGTGATTATTCCGGCCGCGAACCTCTGAAACAGATTTCCTGGAACCAGAGTGCCAAGACAGGCAGGATGATTGTGCGGCAGCATGATTTCACCACGGACCGTGCCGCCGTAGTTGTCGTCAACATTGATCCTACCTCCCGCAGGTT is a genomic window containing:
- a CDS encoding MoxR family ATPase → MQTQPFVHLKEKILNNCSRVIVGKEEVIEQIVVCLIASGHILLEDVPGTGKTMLLRAFARSIGGEFRRIQFTPDLMPSDLTGINFFNQKKCEFEFRPGPLFAQVILADEINRATPRSQSALLEVMEERQITVDGVSYAMKEPYLVMASQNPLESYGTFPLPEAQMDRFFMRLRLGYMTREQEISVLRRPDTRVLLEELQPVVEPGELESLQESYSQVRVNDDIAAYMMDLVEATRRSEMLISGISTRGSLALYRACQILAALRGRDYVIPEDVKQEAPCVLPHRLSLINQGHIDTVQFLQNLLDEIPVPLEKV
- a CDS encoding DUF58 domain-containing protein translates to MIPAVLLLTLIFLALLEIASRRADLRNLYACFSIDTKLSEPGEIVTLRYTVRNNSLLPIMYAGLTLRLDTVFSPEEDEDFMQKHAVSDFAGTLISHNFYLAPKRQFTGKLRFSIRQRGVYDLGRYYLEFGDFLGLKPRVLSDDIGIRLICTAAPCDTPSIKALGGELGAVSVRRFLYDDPIMVLGYRDYSGREPLKQISWNQSAKTGRMIVRQHDFTTDRAAVVVVNIDPTSRRLMEHCLSLTSSVCKLLEKEQIPYAMLSNGDLQSLTEGLGANHLFFIQRRIGLSRHTGYTGFASVIDDCLRRKKHSCTHIIITPSLDESTQAAINRLARHIDQEPIVLCAEKDIA